TTCCAGCAAGAGATTTGTTTTATACGTGTTATGCGTTGGAAAGGTCTTCCAATCTTTGACTAGGGGAGCAAAAGCATCCAATGCTCTGAGATAGTCTACCCCATGGTGGTAGCTTTTTACATAGGCACGTTCCATTATGGAATCCAACAGGCTGCGATAGAGCAAAGAGGAGGCGAGATAGCGCTTTTGCTTTGCAAGCGTATGGGCTATTTCAGGCAAGGTATAGTAATCTCTTCCATCCAATGTCTCCACCCTGGCAAATACATAGGATTCCAATTCATCCAGCATTCCCACGTCTGCCAAAAACTGTGCGTCGTGGTCATTGAAAGATGGGTTTTGGAAGATAGCGTTTACCTCGCTAGCCAAAAATTCCTCCCTTTTTTCTTGCCCCATGACAAGCAACAGTTCCTGGAAGGTATCGAGCGTACGATAGGACTTGAAGTTTTCGTACTGCAGGGCGACAAGGCTTTCCCGGTCGCCTTGCATTGCATAGATTTCCTTCAGGATTTTCTCAATGTCATAGCGATTGGAAGAATTGTTTGCAGGGATTCTCTTGACCCAGGCAAGTGCCGATCCGGCATCTTTCCTTTCCAGGAAAACACGGGCTACTGCAAGCATCTTAGGCGTCGGCAGCTCTACCTGCTTGCCTTGCAGGGTAGCTGCAAAGAGCTTTGCTTCTTCCTGCTGACGGCAAATGAATGCCGTCATAAAGGCATAGGTCTTCTTTTTCTTCTCTTCTTTCTCGTTTGCTTGCAATGCCTGCAGTTTCTCCAGCATGAGGGCCAACACCGGCTCCCCAAGGGAATTGGGAAGGTTCTCCACAAGGGAAGAACGTGCACCATAGTCATCCTTGGTGGCCACTTGCAGAAACAGGGTTGCCACCTTCTCTTTGTCCTGACAGGAAGAGGCATACCGGAAAAACAGGTCCCTAGCCGCATGGAGATAAACTTCAGCGACTGTGCCATAGGAATCGTCGCACGTCTCGAAGACAAATGCATCGGTCTCAATAAACTCGGCGACCAGGTCCAAGCCGGTGCCGGGGTCTGTTATCCCGGCTTCCAGGTCTGCAAGCATCCTCTCCAGAAGATTGGCTAAGGAATCGGTCATCTCAGCACCAATGTATTTGGTGGAATTTCTCAATGCAGCCAACTTTCGTTTGTATCGTTTGATATTTTCTTTCTCAGGGGCTACCAGGGTGTTGATCTTGTCATCAACCAGGGCAATATGGTCTGCTAGCTCCAACAGGGTATCGGCAAGGGTCTCGAGGCCAAGATCCATCAGTTTCTGTTTACGATTATCAGGCATCTATCTCTCCAAGAAGGGGTAAGCTATCTTTGTGAATTCTGGAGGAAAGCGATAGAAGTTTCTACTCTTTCCGGCATTGGTTCTACAGCATGCCGGTAGATTCTGTGGAGCTCTTATTGGCAACAAATCCTCTTACTCAGATCCTTGTTCCAAGGCTGCTTGCTTTCTCAGTTGTTTTTTTCTGGCCTTTTCCTGGCGGTCTTCCCACATGCATTGCAGCCATTCGTTCACGGGCAGTTTCCATGCCTGTTGCTTGTTTGGAATATTCTTTATCAGGCTTTTTGGATTGAGCCCCATTTCCTTTGCGATACGGATATCCTCCGTGCTCAGCTTGCACCGGCTCTTTGCTTCTTTCCATTGTTGCTCTGGATAGGCCATTGCACCTTCCCTCCTCAAGGATTCTAGCCATTGATGATAGCAAAAGAGAACAACTGAGAGCAAGACAGAAAAAATTGCGAGTACCATGATGCGGAAATAGGGTTCCTGAGAAGGGTTAAGGAAGTAAAAACCTACATCAGAATTGACTTCTAGATATATTTAATTACACCATTAAACCTGCGCATAGATGGTATCAATATCTCGGGGAACAAAGTAGGCCTTTATACAATTGGGATTTCTTACACATATTTGAATATGATTCTGTTCTCTGAATCCTGCAGTGGGATAGATTTCCTTACCTTCAAAAATACACCACGAACACTATCATAAAGATTTTTCTTATTTTGTTGCTCTTCCTGTAATGTAATCAACATTTGAATAACGGCACAATCCAAATCACGTATTAAACCATTGCCCTTATTTGCTGGCAGAGTTTGCCCGTTGCTAGATTCAGAAAGAAAAGCATAGGCATGACTAAGTAATTTTATATTTTCAGAACTGAGAAAATCTAGACATTGCCCAGGACATATTACAGCGCCCAGCACAGACGGTTTGTCAATTTTCTGTTTTCCGTTTTCCGTTTTCCGTTTTCCGTTTTGAGGATGCTTCTGCATTGTTTCGGCCCATTGCAAGGCCCTCAATGGATTATTCTCCCAGAAATACATCCCAAGACCTAACCAATCGTATGAATTTGTACTTCGATGAAGCTTTTTCTGGTTGTTGACTATTTCATCACGCAATTTTTCATCGCAACCATGAAAACCAAAAATCAAGTCATTTTGCTTTTGATACATTACTCAACGTATGATTATAATTCTTGGATATTCTCCCGGTAGGGGTAAAGATTCCTGTTTTCTTCAGGAGTTCCTCAGTCAAGGGTTTGTTCTGTAATACCTTGCCACAGAAGTTCTTGAACTGTGAAACATATTCATCCTGTTTTTGCATAACATTTTACCTTTTTATCAACAACCACTTACAATAGGATATCATGAGTATATAACGATGATTAGAGCTAGGTTAAGGAAGGGTTTTCAATACTATTCAGGATTACTGATCAATTTGCTCTGTAATGACCTTTTCGGGTCTCCTATGCCATTATTGATACAAAAAAATAGGGGGCTGCAGGTTAAGAACCCTTGCATAACCACTGCAATACTCATAAGAAGGGAAACCTGACCTTGATGGATGTAGCCACAATCAATATGTATATACAGGGCAGCAATCTGCAATGATCGCAGATTACTGCACCGTCTTTTAAAATCTCTAATAACAGGTAATCAAAAAAATGGAGTCCCCGATTTTCCCATTAAGTCCCTTTGATTCGATAGTAGCAAGAACAGATTTCTCATCCTCCGGTTGCAAACAGAGCAAAGCAATCAAACTGTTCGCTCCATTATTCTTGAGATAGTGTGATCCTTCAAAAAGTTTAGCCTTCTTGATCTCGATTTCTGGTTCGATTTTTGCAAAAAGACTTCTTCCAAACACATTCCAAAAAACCATATTGAAAAACTGGTTAATCTCAGATTGTTTCTGTATAGGCTCCCCACCTTTTTCAAGACAATCCTTATAGCCATCGCGCTCAATCAAGCCTTTGAGACTCTTGAGAAACGATATCCCCGACGATCGTGCATACCCAGTTTTTCCACACAACCCTTCAATAGCTTGCAACCCACTAGTAAGCTTTCCTGCATTTTGCAGATATAGCTCATCAGCCTTTTGAAATTCAGACATACCCTGCTGCAGTATTTCAGTACCGTTATTCTCCTGCATTCTGATATAGTAATCATAGAGAATAGGTTTACTCGAGTAGGCAAGGGAGGAGAACTCATTCATTCGAATTTTTTCCAAGGTCCGTTCTGTTGGTTTTTTCTTTGCCGTCCTTTTTTCCAGAAAACGTTTCACTGCCTCTTCGAGCATACTATTTACATATACTCGCAACGCATCGTTATCAATTGTTGCCAATATCTTGGAATAGTTGTTTACAAAATCCCTACGGTTGATAGCCATCCTGGTTTCCCTAACCATATCCAAAGGGGTAAGAATCACTCTTTCTGGTTTGCCTTTGTACATGATGAATGGAAGGGTATAGGTTTTCGAGATAAATTCACCTGTTTCGCAGTTTAAATCAGCTTTAACTACCGTGAATTCCTTCAACTTCGCAGGATCGATAGAGTTCTTTGCGAATGACTCTGTATATGAATACAAATAATCTTGGATGATATTTACGCACAAATCGCTAATACGATCTTGTCCGCTTTTATCATCCATAAGAAAGAGTTTCTCAATGTGCGAACTGTCTGAGACACCATTGTTCTCCAAGGCTTTCTTCAGGTTATTCAAAAGTTGCCTACCGAAGGTATCTTTAACTCCCTTTCCTTTGTTCCCTTCCCTTGAAAAACCAAGCCAATTGTACGGGATTTCCTGGAAATTGAAAATTCTCTTCACATTTTCGTAAACAGAACCCATTTCTGCAAGTATGACCAGATACTCAAACCTTTGTATGATCTTATCATGCAATGCTTCATATTCAGGCTTATGGCTTGAATACAACAGCATTGGATCAATGAATAGAGGCAAATCGCTTGTCAGCGGGATGTCCACGGCTCCATACTCCCTAAGAATTTTCTCAGGAATACCAAAATGATTTGAAAAATTTTCCAAGCCCTTCTCCTCTGGAAAAGTCAAAATGACGACAACAGAGCAAGGCACAGGGTGCAGTAGCACCCTGTGAGACCTTATCAACCTTTAGGGGGGAAAGGATCGTTACCGTAGGAATTACGATATGCGATTTTTCCGTCCTTGTTGTGGACAAGCATCTCCGCTCCTTGATTCTTGCTGATTTCCCGTGCAATTTTCACCGCGTCAGCTTTGGTCGCAGTTACATGCGAAGCCTTTGCTGAGTTGGATCCTTTGACACCCCAACCACCATCTTGTCTAGGAACGACATGTTGTTGTTTCGCCATTAGGCTCTCCTCGCCCACCAGAAGGAAAAACGGAACTTTTCATTGACAAGCCTTCCAGAAACAGGCTAGCCTCTTTGTAGGTTGATTCCCTAGCCCTTCTGTGGGGCTACTTAATTATTCTGCGTTGGTCTGATCCACCAACGCTTTTTTATAGCCATACGGCTACAAATAAAAGGTACTAACGAAAACGCTAGAAGGCAAGTTTATTGTAAATTAATTTATTTATTTTCAATATATTTGCATCTTTTTGTTATTTTTAAGTAGAATAGCAATAAAACACTACTCAATTCTTGCCATCTTTGCTTATATCCTGTACGCTACAGATAGTCACAGCACTAATAGGGACATTCATACGTAACACAATGTGGCGACATGCCAAAGGAAAAAACATGATCTTGGAATTCTCAGTAGAAAACTTCCTCTCCATAAAAAACAAGCAGACACTGAGCTTTGAATCCGCATCCAAAGACAATATCCCTGACAGGCATTATGTTGAGATGGAAGATGGGAAAAAAATACTTCGCCTTGCTTGCATCTACGGCGCAAACGCTTCAGGAAAAACCAACCTGCTATTAGCCTATGGCTTCTTTCTCGATTACATACTCAATGGTTTCAATGATTTGAGTCCGACTGACCCAATCGACATCGTACCGTTCGCCTTCACCCAGGAAAAAAATGAAGTCAGTATCTTTGAACTTCAGTTTTACCATGAAAATCACCGATACATATATCGGCTATCAGTAAACAAGACACAGGTCCTCCAAGAATCCTTGCAATGGTACCAGACAACCCAGAAGAAATTAATCTATTCCAGAGATGAAACAGGAGATGTTAAATGGGGTACTGGAATCAAAGGTGCCAAGAAACAGATTGCCAGCATGACGACCAAGAATGTTACGTTCTTGAATGTTGCAGCCAAATTGGGCCATCCTGTTATTTCTCCTATCTATCAGGATATGGTCTCGACGTTGTTGCCTGTAGTTTCACCAGAAACAGGCGGTCTTTTGAATAATAGCTTGAGACTGATTGAAGAAAATGCGACATATAAAAAGGATTATATCAAACTCCTCTCTGCAGCATACTTCAACAACATCAAGGACATCCGAGTCGAGACGAAAGACATTCCCCAGGAATTTCTGAAAGGACTTAATCCAGAGACCGTCGAGCATTTGAAAACCAGTGGGTATGACTTTAAGGAGCGACAAGGCATTGTTGTCCATGAATTTGACAAGAAAGAATACCTGCTCCCTCTCTCTCAGGAATCTTCGGGTACACGGCGTTTCCTTGAACTTGCATATCCCTTGCTTATTTCAATTCTGAATTCTGGGGTTTTGCTCATAGATGAGATTGAATGCTCCTTACACAAGGACCTACTGGAGTTTTTCCTGGATACTTTTCTGGACAACGGCAAGGAATCCCAGCTCATATTCACCACCCATATCACGGATCTGATGGATTCTGAGCTTCTTAGGGATGACGAGGTCTGGTTCGCAAAAAAACAAGCTGATGGATCTTCACTCTATGACTCTATTTCAGACTATGAGGGAGTACGAAAGGGAGCATCCCGTAAAAAGCTATATGAGGCTGACCGATTCGGGGCAAAGCCGATTATTTCACACGTACTCTTTGAGAAGGAGGATCTGATTGGGACGCAGAAGTAAAAAAATCGAACTTGTCCGAACCATGCTCATAATCACAGAAGGAAGCACAGAGAAATTGTATTTCGATTCTCTGCGCGAGTGCCTGCGCATACCTGGCCTCACTATCGTTCCCCGGGAAGCGAAGCATAGCTCGCTTAACGATATCCTTAAGAATGCCCTGGCATCCTATGATGAGGATGCATACGAATCGGTCTGGGTCGTATTTGACCGGGACACACAATCGCATTACTCTGAAAAAACGAGAACCCTGATTGCAAAGGCAAAGCGAAAAGGAATATTGTTTGCCGATTCGATGCCTTGTTTTGAAATCTGGATCCTTGCACATTTTTGTCTGCCGCAGGCTTATTACCATACTCAAGAGCAGGTAGAAGACCAACTGAAGAGACATATTCCCGGCTATGCAAAGGAAATCGATTGGCATAAGAGGCATAGTCTTTACAGGGAATTGCTTCCATCGCTAAAGAATGCTATCACTCATGGTAAAGCACTGACCGCAAAAGCAGAAAACGATATACAAAAGACAAACACTCTGGTTTGGAAGATTATTGAGAACATACAGCAAAAAAGAAGCTGTTCTGGATAATGCAACCAAACAATAGGGAAGTACTTTCATCGCTGCAATGAGAACCCCGTGGGCAATCCGGCTACAATCGTCGATCCTTCTGCTCCAATAGAGAGAGGGCCCCTGACTGGAAATCCTTCCCGGTACCTAAATCTACAATATGGTAGATTATGTAGAGCTATTTCTAGGGTTGTCAATAAGTTTGTGTAAATGATTTTCTACAGTTTTACTCTTCCTTCAAACATTATAGAAAACTGATTCAGTGCGACACCCCACAGTTTCCTATTCACCGGACCTTTAGCAAGAAAAGGTTTTAACCAGCCGACACGGGAAGCGTAAGCATCTTCCCGCATCGTTTTGGTTCTTCAGAAATGACGTATCGTAATAGCATTCATCCTAACTAAACCAGACCAAGGATCGTCTCAAAGATAAATGCCCTGAATTCATAGGGACTATCAATCTTTACCTTCGATAGAGAAACAAGGGCCTGTTGCCGGTTTCCAAGGCCAAGTAAAGCATACGCCTTCAAGATATTTCCCTCAATCCTATTGGTTTTCTCAATATCATACCCGAACGGCATGGGTGTCACGGCACCTACTCCGAAATAAGGATATCGGTCGGCATTGTCAATCAGATTTTGTCCCTGTTCCAACATCTCCTGTAAAACTTTCCTGGCTTCAGGAAATCGTCCCAACTTCTGCAACGAAAGAGCCCTGAAAAGAGATATCTCCGAGACCGCTGACTTGGGAATGCTCGCTTGCTCGTAAGCCTTTTCCACTTCTTGGGAAGGAACTTTCATCAAAGCAAGCATATTACCCAAGAAATAATATATGTGCCCTTCTTGGGCAAACCAGCTCTTCGCTTCGCCATACTCCTTGGGAATAACCAAGGCTTTTGCATAGGCCTGTTGGGCTTTGTCAAATTCCCCCTTCTCTTCCAACGACAAGGCATAGAGGACATACAGCCAACTATGATGCTTGGTAAGCTTTCCTTCCCCTCCCTCATATATATGGAATGTACGCGAAGTAATGAGCTTTATTGCTTCAAAATATCGTTTTTGGGCAGTAAGCAACATGATTCTATCCAGATAACAGTCGTCCCGTTGGTCTACCAGCTGAGGATATTGTTCGTAAATTGACAGCCTGACCGTATCTTCAATGCAGCTCTGTTTCAACAATTGCTGGTATTCAAATAAAATCCTAGGGTTTTTGGAAAGGTGGAAGGCTTTTTCCATACAAAGCCTGGCCCCTTTGGCATCACCACACTTATCATAGTACCCTATTGAAAGATTCCTCAAAGCCTGCACATGGGAAGGATTACTCTCTATAGTCGCTTCCCAGCAGGTCATAGCCTCGGTATACCGTTCCTTGTCATACAGCAAACAACCAAGGAGATAGTTTGCCTTTGCAGAGTCCGGGGCTTCTGTTACAACCCATTGCAACACAGCATAGTCTTCCAAACGCGATGGAAAACAAATACCCTCGGTGAGCTGTTGGAAAAACACTGAATAGGGACGAGAAAGACACCATGAAATATACGCCTTATAATAGGGAACCAGAGGGTATGTTTCGTCCAGACAGTCCAGTACAAGTAAGGCATCTTCGAAGAAACCGGCATGCAAATATTCGCAGACTACCTCAAAAGCTCCCTGTATATTGGAGCCAAATACTTGCTGAATCTCCTTTACCAGCATTTGATCCTTACAAAGGAGATATTTCTCAAACCGTGAGAACAGATCCAACAAATCTGAGGTTATATTGGAATCGCCTAGCTTCCTACTCTCCTCAGTCCTTCCCAGATGTCTCAACAGTACAGCTTTCAGATTCCTTGCCTTTTGATTGTTCGCAAAACAAGCCTCTACATTCTCCAAGGCCTCATCAAACAAACCCTGGCGGCAAGAAAGACAGGCCAATTCATAATAGGCAGCCCCTTTATATTCGAAATTCCAGATTACCTTGGAAAACAAAACCTTTGCTTCCCCATCTTTTTGCAGCCGCACCAAAGCCAGAGCCTTCAGATACAAAGCCTCAACGGAAACAGGGTGACCATTCAATGAAAGCAATTTGTCGATTGCCTTTGTACAATAGGAAAGGCACGCCTCATACAAACCCTGTTTCAAACATAGCCGCCCCATAGAAGTATTGCACCTGATATCCTCAGGACTCCGTTTCAATGCTTCCAGATAGTAATCGCTTGGGTCATAGCTATGTTGCTTATACTGTTCCAAATGGATACCTGTCAGATAAAGCTCTTCGATCGAGGTAATTTCAGCAGGTCTTTTTACAGGATTCCTTGGTTTTATTGGCTCCTTTTGCCCGCGGACAGGCACGGTGAAAGCAACAATGGTACGCTTCTGTACGTCTCTAGCCACTATTGATAGATCTTCATAGGACAATTGCTCCTTCCATTGCAAAGAAAACGTCCAAGGCGTCTCAGGGTCCAAATCCACTGTGGTTTTCAATATGAGTTCACTCCTATGAAAAACCTCTACAGAAGAACCGGGGAAACAGGACGTAGCATGTATCCCTAAAAATAAAGCCCCATCACGAATCTCCATGTTGACTGCTGCATCCCTCGTAGCGTTCTTGACCGCCCCTATGGCACGTATAGGATACCAATACTGCTCGAACTCCTTGGTTTCCCCAGGTAGAATCCAACTGAAATCAGGTTGGTTATCGGTATAACATCCAGTCATCAATTCTACATAGGGTCCATCGGTATCGGTAAGATTCGAGCACCACATCCTTCCAAAATCTCCATCTCCCCAATGGAACAATTTCTTTCCTGGTGCAATTCTGTGGTCGGCCCACGCAACGATGCCTTTTTGCGTATTTTCATCATAACCGCAGACAAAATCCATCTCCGACTGCCCTTCGCTTACCATATAGGAAGAAGGAACCTTGATGGATTCATACCGTGACAGATCCGTTCCCGTTCCATAATCAAAAGGACGTGCAGTCTCATACACTCCCTTGGCTATAGGCCATCCAATCACTGCCCTACGGTCGTGATCATTGACATATTCCACATCTGGGGGAAACACAATCCGATACTGTTTCTTGCCTGGAACTGCAAGGTTTGCCCACCACATAAATGGTTGGATGAATTCCGTACTATTGAAAATCTTTGCTTTGACCTTGCAATAGGAATGCCCGGGGCATACAGTAATCCCTGCCATGCCCTTCATATGCAACATAGGGTCAATCTCGCCTGTCCAAATGGTAGCCGATCCATCTTCATTCCATTCCAAGGTGGCAGGTAAAGGTGAAAAGGTAGTTGGTCGATGATGTTGTGGCCAATTGAACTCTATCCCACCAGAAACCCACGGGCCAGAAAGACCGATTAAGGCAGGTTTTACCACAGAGTTATGGTAGATAAAATCCGTGTTTCCCAATTTATCAAAACCCCTGGAAATCTTGCCTCCTATTTCGGGCAAGACCTCAATCCGAATGTATCGGTTTTCCAAGACTCCTACCTGATACTGCTTGTCAACCTTCTCTCCTGTTAACGTATCGGTAAAGGCAAGGGGATAGAGTTTTCCACTAGCCCCTTGATATGGCTTCTTCTCAAAGAAAAAAGGAAGGTCCATAGGTTCCCCGGTCTTATAGGTGGGAATGGTTTGCTCTATGAACGAGGCTTGTACTGTTTGTTCCATGATGGGTAATGCTCCTTTCCCTTCCTACTATAGGGGACCTCCGTTCTCCCCTCAATACAAGCAAATTGCGAAAAACCAAGAGCTTTTTTGTACCTGACAATTCAAGTCACATGCTATACTCTGCTCAGAATGAAGTTGTATGCCATCATTGAACCCCTATACCAGAAATCACCCTGGTGCATCCAATACTTGCAAGGTCTCCATTATGAAGCTGGACGAAATGCTATACAGCTCGTGTACTGCGCAAAACCAGAGGACATCGCAAGCCCAGAACAGGGGATGAGAACCTGCTGCATATTCATCGGGTCCACCCAAGCTTGGCTTTCCGATATTGCCCTCCGCCTAAAGGAACGAAGGATACAGGGAATCTCGACAATTCAGGAAGGATTGTTCCTTGCAGCAGGAACCAGCGAGATAAGCATCAACTACTCCCAGGCTATGACGGCCCTGCAGTCCTATTTCCAGACCTATGGAAAAAATAAAACAGCTCTTTTTGGGGTAAACACCCATTCCTCAACAGACTCTATCAAAGCTGCGGCATTTTCACGGACATTTCCCGATGGCCATATCTTTTCCCATACAGGGGAAATCAAGGAAAGCTGTATCAACTTCCTCACTGCCCATGAACAATTCGATTCCGTCATTTGCTGCAGTGACCTGGTTGCCCTCGCTTTACTCCGTTTCTTACAACAACAAAAGAGTATCGTCCCCCAGGAGCTCTGGCTGGTTGCCTTCGGACACTCCCCCTTGGCCGACTATTGCACACCTTCAATAACCTGTGTGCGCTGCGACTACGAATTGCTCGGGAGACAAATGGTAAAGCTTGCCCAGTTGCTTATCAAAAATCATTCTCTTTCCACCCTCTCGGGCACCGTGCAAGCCAGCATTGAGAGCAAAGGGACAACCGATAACACTCCTGTTTCCCAAAGAAGAAATGATACAAAACCTTTCAGGCGTTTTGAATCGGGGCAAAAATTTTATGACGATCCCCTATTCCAGGAACTCTCTGCCTTAGATAGGTTGTTTTCCAATATCCTTCCGGTTGATTTCCAGATCCTGCAAGGAATCTATAACAAAAAGCGATACATCGACCTTGCCGAGGAATTGCACATGAGTGAAAACAGTATCAAATACCGAACAAAACGGATGATGGGTCTCGTTGCCAGAACAACAAGAGAGGAACTAATAAAATTGGTTTCCCTCTATGTGAACCTAGAAGGAAAAGAAACCTAGAATACAATCAATGGGGATAATTAAAGATTTTTCATGGTGCACCCCGATAAAAAAACCCCTTAGACTACTACAAAAGAGAACAGGGGATCAACAACATGAAAGAAGTACAAGTAACGACTAAGACCATAACAATCCCGACGTATATTCCTGCAGCGTATGAAACACTGCCAATGTTTGCAGAAAATCGTGTTCACCAGCGGTCAAGTGGAAACCCCTACCCAAACCCTATTGTAAATGAAATTCATCAGGACACACTTGTCGATAAGCAATACCAGATAATCTCAATGGAAAACGACTACCTCTATTTGGAAATCCTCCCTGAACTCGGAGGCCGCATATATACGGCAAGAGACAAGACTAACGGCTATGATTTCTTCTACCACCAGCATGTCATAAAACCGGCTTTGATAGGAATGCTTGGCCTCTGGGTCTCAGGTGGTCTGGAATTCAACTGGCCCATCCACCATCGCCCCTCTACCTATCTTCCCGTGGACACTTCGATTGAACGACAAGAGGACGGATCAGTGACCGTCTGGCTCTCAGAACACGAGCCCTTGGACCGTATGAAAGGAATGGTAGGAATCCAAGTCTCTCCGGAAAAAGCACTATTCGAAACAAAAGTCAGACTTTACAACAGAACAGACCTTCCCCATTCCTTTCTCTGGTGGGAAAATGCAGCTGTCCCGGTACATAAAGACTATAGGATTTTCTTTCCCCCCGATGTTTCATATGTGCACTATCACTACAAAAAAGCCACCGGGGGATTCCCCGTCATGGACGAATACTTCAACACTCAGGATAACAGAGGAGGCGTCGATATCCGATTTCACAAGAACACGGAACAAGCAACCTCCTATTTCTGTGGCCCTACCTCCTTCGATTTCTTCGGTGGCTTTGACGAGCGAAAAAAGACAGGGGTAATCCACTATGCTTCCCATCATACCTCTGTCGGGAAAAAAATGTTTACCTGGGGCTATAACCGATTGTCCAAAGCCTGGGAAAAAGCTTTGACCGATACCGACGGGGCTTATGCAGAACTCATGGCAGGTTCGTACACGGACAACCAACCCGATTTTTCCTGGATCGAACCTTTCGAAGTCAAAGAGTTTTCACAAAGTTGGTATCCTTACAAAGAAATCGGAGAAATACAGAATGCCAATGGAAAACTGGCCCTGGCTGTGGAAAAAAACACAGTCGGAATCTATCCAGTTGAAAATCTTGGCAAAGTAGTCTGTACTATTTTCAGGGAAAAGGAAGTCCTCTATTCAGGAATAATGACCCTAAAAGCAACTGAGCCACAACAGTTCACTGTTGAAAATCTTACAGGCTATACAGAGCTAACGATTGTTTCCTCCTCGAAAGAAATCTTGCTCAACCATAAGCCAATTTGCAAAAAAGACCTTGCTGAAGTTCCTGCACCCCGTCAGGATTATCTACAACCCGACCAATTGAGCTCAGCAGAGACCTGCTTTTCTACAGGGCTCCACGTTGCCCAATACAGGGACCCTATTAGGGAACCTGAGGTATTCTGGAAACAAGGTTTAACATTCGATCCTACTCACAGTGGTTGTCTTACAGGCCTGGGTTGGTATTATCTTTCCCACCTGCGGTTCAAAGAAGCCCAAGGATACCTAGAACAAGCTTATAGTAGCCAATGCTCGCTCAATCCGAATCCCCCTTCATCGCAATGCCTTTATCTGCTAGCACTTTCTTTGAAGTACCAGGGGAAAGCAGACCAAGCCTATGAACTGCTCAACAAAGGATTGTGGAATCGAAGCGGCATTGCTACCTGTGGCATTATTATCGCCCAAATCGATGCTTGCAGGGGAAACTATAAAACAGCCCTCGAGCATTTGGATTATTGTGAGAAATGGGGAGGATACAATCAGAAAGCAAAAGGCTTACGGGTAGCTCTATTACGAAAATCCGGGGAAAATGAAAAAGCCTTGGCCTGTGCAAAGGCCCTCCTTGCAGAAGATCCTTTGGACTTCTTCACCCTCAACGAGCTTTCCCTGCTTACAGGTAAGGGAAAAACTGAAAAGAAACCTTTTGAAAGTGTGCACATTGACCAGATAGCACTT
The sequence above is a segment of the Sphaerochaeta pleomorpha str. Grapes genome. Coding sequences within it:
- a CDS encoding DUF5107 domain-containing protein, which produces MKEVQVTTKTITIPTYIPAAYETLPMFAENRVHQRSSGNPYPNPIVNEIHQDTLVDKQYQIISMENDYLYLEILPELGGRIYTARDKTNGYDFFYHQHVIKPALIGMLGLWVSGGLEFNWPIHHRPSTYLPVDTSIERQEDGSVTVWLSEHEPLDRMKGMVGIQVSPEKALFETKVRLYNRTDLPHSFLWWENAAVPVHKDYRIFFPPDVSYVHYHYKKATGGFPVMDEYFNTQDNRGGVDIRFHKNTEQATSYFCGPTSFDFFGGFDERKKTGVIHYASHHTSVGKKMFTWGYNRLSKAWEKALTDTDGAYAELMAGSYTDNQPDFSWIEPFEVKEFSQSWYPYKEIGEIQNANGKLALAVEKNTVGIYPVENLGKVVCTIFREKEVLYSGIMTLKATEPQQFTVENLTGYTELTIVSSSKEILLNHKPICKKDLAEVPAPRQDYLQPDQLSSAETCFSTGLHVAQYRDPIREPEVFWKQGLTFDPTHSGCLTGLGWYYLSHLRFKEAQGYLEQAYSSQCSLNPNPPSSQCLYLLALSLKYQGKADQAYELLNKGLWNRSGIATCGIIIAQIDACRGNYKTALEHLDYCEKWGGYNQKAKGLRVALLRKSGENEKALACAKALLAEDPLDFFTLNELSLLTGKGKTEKKPFESVHIDQIALDVASDYADIGLFAEAVVLLETLDSSYPMATYLRGYFSSNPGLFAEAAKKPENFCFPSRRWELLALTEATKQFPKEEKNWLYLGNLLYGICRESNQAEYCWEHAKTGVQALRNLAITRFKKKSDDPTVPQLLLQARKKDPEHLQLLYEYLRVLELQGSECQFRLETWKSMGNLVTLRDDIYLQGIRAANQAKQWGEALELLKAHDFIPCEGGEHAIANEYLLANLGLGFEDLYKKDWDQAAIHFIANTMLPSNLGGGVWHSVMLVPYRFLVGICYKQRGRESQAMQAFEEIAQFPVNYFTSMYLPTFRLLRALALGELGQKDEATTILENLEKEYRQCLAAKDFGYFAATPFFEVFNETPEKARYIHFAYLLALCLLGQRKTEEATKVLDTLLIKDPNHCKAYLVKELIPLL